The sequence TGAGGATCCCAGAGGTGCCCAACGTCCCAGAGGTGCCAGGAGAGGACCTGAGGATTCCAGAGGTGCCCAAAGTCCCAGAGGTGCCAGGAGAGGACCTGAGGATCCCAGAGGTGCCCAAAGTCCCAGAGGTGCCAGGAGAGGACCTGAGGATCCCAGAGGTGCCCAACGTCCCAGAGGTGCCAGGAGAGGACCTGAGGATGCCAGAGGTGCCCAACGTCCCAGAGGTGCCAGGAGAGGACCTGAGGATGCCAGAGGTGCCCAACGTCCCAGAGGTGCCAGGAGAGGACCTGAGAATCCCAGAGGTGCCCAACGTCCCAGAGGTGCCAGGAGAGGACCTGAGGATCCCAGAGGTGCCCAACGTCCCAGAGGTGCCAGGAGAGGACCTGAGGATCCCAGAGGTGCCCAACGTCCCAGAGGTGCCAGGAGAGGACCTGAGGATGCCAGAGGTGCCCAACGTCCCAGAAGTGCCAGGAGAGGACCTGAGGATCCCAGAGGTGCCCAACGTCCCAGAGGTGCCAGGAGAGGACCTGAGGATCCCAGAGGTGCCCAACGTCCCAGAGGTGCCAGGAGAGGACCTGAGGATCCCAGAGGTGCCCAAAGTCCCAGAGGTGCCAGGAGAGGACCTGAGGATCCCAGAGGTGCCCAACGTCCCAGAGGTGCCAGGAGAGGACCTGAGGATGCCAGAGGTGCCCAACGTCCCAGAGGTGCCAGGAGAGGACCTGAGGATCCCAGAGTTGCCCAACGTCCCAGAGGTGCCAGGAGAGGACCTGAGGATGCCAGAGGTGCCCAACGTCCCAGAGGTGCCAAGAGAGGACCTGAGGATGCCAGAGGTGCCCAACGTCCCAGAGATGCCAGGAGAGGACCTGAGGATGCCAGAGGTGCTCAATGTCCCAGAGGTGCCAGGAGAGGACCTGAGGATGCCAGAGGTGCCCAACGTCCCAGAGGTGCCAGGAGAGGACCTGAGGATGCCAGAGGTGCCCAACATGCTACCAGTGCGACACACTATGTTCCTTAAGAGATGGAAAATTATTTTGTTGATCATGTAAATAGGTATTTTCACTGTGGTATTAAAATGGTATGAAGAGCTCGAGCTAATTCTATATGAAAAGGAAGATATTAAGATAATGGGCATAATGCCA is a genomic window of Salmo trutta chromosome 10, fSalTru1.1, whole genome shotgun sequence containing:
- the LOC115200806 gene encoding protein PELPK1-like, whose translation is MPFGLTNAPAVFQALEAEEGEAPRLPEVPGENLRIPEVPKVPEVPGEDLRIPEVPNVPEVPGEDLRIPEVPNVPEVPGEDLRIPEVPNVPEVPGEDLRIPEVPKVPEVPGEDLRIPEVPKVPEVPGEDLRIPEVPNVPEVPGEDLRMPEVPNVPEVPGEDLRMPEVPNVPEVPGEDLRIPEVPNVPEVPGEDLRIPEVPNVPEVPGEDLRIPEVPNVPEVPGEDLRMPEVPNVPEVPGEDLRIPEVPNVPEVPGEDLRIPEVPNVPEVPGEDLRIPEVPKVPEVPGEDLRIPEVPNVPEVPGEDLRMPEVPNVPEVPGEDLRIPELPNVPEVPGEDLRMPEVPNVPEVPREDLRMPEVPNVPEMPGEDLRMPEVLNVPEVPGEDLRMPEVPNVPEVPGEDLRMPEVPNMLPVRHTMFLKRWKIILLIM